One region of Solanum pennellii chromosome 6, SPENNV200 genomic DNA includes:
- the LOC107023831 gene encoding inositol transporter 1, producing MTIISLPGSSGYLDASNNRKVSYFSNPYVLGLTFVAGIGGLLFGYDTGVISGALLYIKDDFPEVNQSSFLQETIVSMALVGAMIGAAAGGWINDYFGRKKATLSADVVFLLGSVVMAAAPDPYVLILGRLLVGLGVGIASVTAPVYIAEASPSEIRGGLVSTNVLMITGGQFLSYLVNLAFTEVPGTWRWMLGVAGVPAAIQFVLMLFLPESPRWLYMKRDKSEAATVLAKIYDPYRLEEEIDQLATALEEERLRKQAVSYLDVFRKKEIRLAFFAGAGLQAFQQFTGINTVMYYSPTIVQMAGFKSNQLALLLSLIVALMNAMGTVVGIYLIDHFGRKKLALTSLSGVIVSLILLAVAFFLESSTSGNVGAYGWIAVIGLALYIAFFAPGMGPVPWTVNSEIYPESYRGMCGGMSATVNWISNLIVAQSFLSLAEAVGTGVTFLILAVIAVMAFVFVAVFVPETKGLSFEEMEKIWKEKAWGNGSGKEPLLESRS from the exons GAGTTATATCTGGTGCACTTCTGTACATTAAGGATGATTTTCCTGAAGTCAATCAGAGCAGTTTCCTACAG GAAACTATTGTCAGTATGGCATTGGTTGGTGCGATGATTGGAGCTGCTGCTGGGGGCTGGATTAATGATTATTTTGGACGGAAGAAAGCTACTCTGTCTGCTGATGTTGTTTTCTTACTGGGATCTGTGGTAATGGCTGCAGCTCCGGATCCGTACGTTCTTATACTTGGTCGACTCTTAGTAGGTCTGGGAGTTGGTATTGCTTCTGTCACTGCTCCTGTATACATTGCTGAAGCATCACCATCAGAAATTCGTGGGGGCCTTGTTAGCACAAATGTACTAATGATTACAGGTGGACAATTTCTTTCCTACCTTGTAAATCTTGCTTTCACAGAG GTACCAGGGACTTGGAGATGGATGCTTGGAGTGGCAGGAGTGCCTGCCGCGATTCAATTTGTCCTCATGTTATTTTTACCCGAGTCTCCACGATGGCTTTACATGAAG AGGGATAAGTCTGAAGCTGCCACTGTTCTAGCTAAGATTTATGATCCTTATCGATTGGAGGAGGAGATTGATCAGCTTGCTACTGCATTAGAGGAAGAACGCTTGAGAAAGCAGGCTGTCAGTTACCTGGATGTTTTTAGGAAGAAAGAGATTAGACTTGCGTTCTTTGCTGGGGCTGGATTACAG GCATTTCAGCAGTTCACAGGCATCAATACGGTTATGTATTACAGTCCAACAATTGTACAGATGGCTGGGTTTAAATCAAATCAGCTAGCATTACTTCTGTCTCTCATTGTTGCTTTAATGAATGCCATGGGTACTGTAGTGGGAATTTACCTCATTGATCACTTTGGACGCAAAAAGTTGGCATTGACAAGCTTATCCGGTGTAATTGTGTCCTTGATTCTCCTAGCTGTAGCATTTTTCTTAGAGTCATCTACTTCAGGCAATGTTGGGGCTTATGGGTGGATTGCTGTAATAGGCTTAGCCCTCTATATTGCTTTCTTTGCACCTGGTATGGGTCCTGTGCCATGGACAGTGAACTCAGAAATATACCCAGAGTCCTACAGAGGAATGTGTGGTGGCATGTCTGCTACTGTCAACTGGATATCAAATCTTATAGTGGCCCAGAGTTTCCTATCCTTAGCCGAGGCTGTGGGCACAGGTGTTACTTTCTTGATACTAGCTGTTATAGCAGTGATGGCATTTGTGTTTGTCGCCGTGTTCGTGCCAGAGACCAAGGGCTTGTCATTTGAGGAAATGGAGAAGATTTGGAAGGAGAAAGCTTGGGGTAATGGATCTGGCAAAGAACCACTTCTTGAATCAAGAAGCTAG
- the LOC107023803 gene encoding 40S ribosomal protein S29, with amino-acid sequence MGHSNIWNAHPKNYGPGSRTCRVCGNPHAIIRKYGLMCCRQCFRSNAKEIGFIKYR; translated from the exons ATGGGTCACTCTAACATCTGGAACGCTCACCCAAAGAACTACGGCCCTGGCTCTCGCACATG CCGTGTGTGTGGTAATCCTCATGCAATTATTAGAAAGTATGGACTCATGTGCTGCAGACAGTGCTTCCGCAGCAATGCCAAGGAAATTGGCTTCATCAAG TACCGTTAA